The genomic DNA ACGAAGAAGGCTGAACGAACATATTCTGAGTGGCATTTACCACCACtggtggggagggcaggctggCCATGGAGCTGGCCATCTGTGCAGCCGTGCCCGACTGCAGGAGCTGGATGGGCATCTGGGGGGGGGCAACAGTGGCGACACTTCCAGGGGGCACAGGCAAAGTGACAGATACTGGGGCAAGTGTGTATGTGGGAATCCCATTCACTTGTTTCCCTGTGGGTATCAGCTGTCTGAGAATAGAGCCTGATGTTAGGAAAGCGGTGTTTGGCGAAGCCCCGGGTCTGATGGGCTGATGAGCAGGCAGGATGTTGGTACTCACAGACTGATTAAGCTGCAGGACCCCCGGCCTCACTGGCTGGCCCACAGGAAGGACCCCTGACACGACAGGCTGACTGAGCTGAAGAACACCAGAGTTAATACCCTGGTTCACAGGGAGAACACCTGACGAGACCGTCTGGTTGGGAGGAAGGAGCCCAGGTGGGACTACCTGGCCTGCAGGGAGAACCCTCAGTGGGACCGTCTGGCCAGGAGGGAGGACCCGCGGCGGGACTGTCAGCCCAGTGGGGAGCACCCCCGATGGCGCTGTCTGGCCAATGGGGAGAACCCCTGACTGAACCACCTGGCCAGCAGGGAGAACCCCAGAAGTTGCTGTCTGTCCTGAAGGGATAACCCCAGCAGGGGTCATCTGTCCCGCAGGAAGGACCCCTGACGGGACTGTCCGACTCACAGAAATCACCCCTGGCGAGACCGCCTGAAGAACTCCAGGGGTGACAGAGGGATTGACAGGAAGGACACCAGACGCAACAGGTCTATTTACCGAGAGAACTCCAGGCCCGACTGGTCTGCTTATGGGCCCAACAGGCTGGCTGAGGGGCAAAACCCCCGGGCGGATGGTCTGCTTTATGGGGAGGACGCCGGTTCCGACCGACTTATTTACAGGTCCCACTGGCTGACTCAAGGGCAACGCAGGAGGGTTTGCTGCCTGATTAAGTGGAACTCcatgagagagaaagacaggctGAGGTGTTGAGGGCGGCAGAGTGAGGTTGCTCTGGCCCACTGGCAGAGGACTGGAGACCAGAGTCACATGAGACTGGGCAACGGCAGGCGGGGAGTGGGTGAGGCTTCCAGAAGCGCCCGAGGCCCCAGTCACCGGGGGGGGCGCACCCTGAACTGGCTGTACCACAGTTTGGCTCTGACTGTTCTGTGGCAAGGCCAGGTGGAAGCAAGGAGATGTGGCTGGGATGCCCGGAGCACTGCTGTTGGGTGGTACAGCCACACGTGCAGCTGGTTTTGGAGCAATATGCATTTGCTTCAAAAGTCCAGTCTTCTTAATATGTTCTGAGATCACAGACCTAAGCTTATTCTCCAAATCCCTGTGTATATCCGACGTCAAGATGTGGTACATTAAAGCATCCTGGCTGCTGGCGTTGGCGCTGCACTTTTTACAGTAATACCTGTCGGATGGGGGCATCTTCTCTGTAGAACGGGGGTCGTCAGCTCTTGGTTGCTCACCCATCTCCTCAGTTCTCAGGCCAAAGTAGGAATTAATTAAGTAGTGAAAATGGGCTACCAGCACATGCTTCTTCATGCTGTAGTACAGAGTGTTTGAAAAGTTacattttaaacatgtaaaacTTATCACATCACTCCTAGATGATTTAGTTTCACCTAAAATATTCACAGTGTGGTTCTGGGCTTTCCGAGCAGGTGCATGAAACATTCTGAAGTGCCTTCCCACAACTCTGGGTTGAGAGGAAAACACACAGTTTGGACAAGGGATCACCAGCTCTTGGTCAATTTCATCTTCATGGTAACGATGTAAATGATTTTTGAATGAAGTAAGCACTTTTGTGGAGTATTTACAGAGGCTACAACAGTATGGTTTTGTTCGATATCtctgttaaaagaaaagaaagtcaagcATAGTTTAATAAAACTATCAGATGCTACACCTTCTACAGTTGACAAGTAtatgattctttttcttctaacTGGCTAGATCTAGTGCTGTGTTGTAAGGGGAAAGTACCCACAGATAACGTGTAAGTAACACTAGAGACCCTAATTcaaattttcacatgtcacaaaacagtattcttttcaatttctttccttctcaaacatttaaaaatgtaacaactATTCTCAGCATGTAGGCCATACAAACACAGTTTGGCCCCGAAATCACAGTTAGCTGAACCCTGTTTCCAAGCCAGCCATTAAACCACAAATCTCATTACTTAGTCCTATACTTTGAATTGATGCAGTCCTAACtgcattaattaaaataaactcaATTTTCTGCACGAAAAAGTTATTGTCTCCCCTTCTCATCCCACTTCTCTTAGTTCCAATGCTGTTTTTACTCCAAATTCTAAAACTTCTGGAATTTATCTAATATAACCAAACTTGCAAATTGTTAACCCCATCATCACTGTCTTCCATTTCCCAGATTCCTGGAGAAGGCAGGAGACACACAGACAGCGCATGGCACAAGCAAGTAGCCAATAAACCATGCGACAAGCACTGAAGAAAGAGGGACTGTGCCTAACTCACTGTGAATAATCCTGAGGTAAGTTCAGGCCACAGACTGTAACTCTGACAGTACGGTATTTCTTTGTAAGGCAAATACGGGAAATTCAACAAGCTTGGGGCACAAGAACAGACATTTGTACAGCAGCTGGCCAACTGAGGAGCACAGTCTGTTCTAGCATCCAGGAAACCTTGCTGGTCTGACAACCTGGAGCAGTATGACAGCCTCCGGACCCCAGAGCTGGTGCCCCAGGAAACACGGGCCCTAGTTTCACAAAGGAGGGAGGTTAAGGTGCGGACAGGTTAAACACTGGGGCAGAGGCCTTCCCGTTCTGCAACCCTTTTTCCAGCTACTGTAGTGGCCACAGGCCACCCCGCTCCTTCCCAGATCTGTGCTCTCGTGACcgctctctctcatacacacatacacatact from Pseudorca crassidens isolate mPseCra1 chromosome 12, mPseCra1.hap1, whole genome shotgun sequence includes the following:
- the ADNP2 gene encoding activity-dependent neuroprotector homeobox protein 2 isoform X2; translation: MFQIPVENLDNIRKVRKKVKSILMDIGLDSCKELLKDLKGFDPGEKYFYNTSWGDISLWEPSGKKVRYRTKPYCCSLCKYSTKVLTSFKNHLHRYHEDEIDQELVIPCPNCVFSSQPRVVGRHFRMFHAPARKAQNHTVNILGETKSSRSDVISFTCLKCNFSNTLYYSMKKHVLVAHFHYLINSYFGLRTEEMGEQPRADDPRSTEKMPPSDRYYCKKCSANASSQDALMYHILTSDIHRDLENKLRSVISEHIKKTGLLKQMHIAPKPAARVAVPPNSSAPGIPATSPCFHLALPQNSQSQTVVQPVQGAPPPVTGASGASGSLTHSPPAVAQSHVTLVSSPLPVGQSNLTLPPSTPQPVFLSHGVPLNQAANPPALPLSQPVGPVNKSVGTGVLPIKQTIRPGVLPLSQPVGPISRPVGPGVLSVNRPVASGVLPVNPSVTPGVLQAVSPGVISVSRTVPSGVLPAGQMTPAGVIPSGQTATSGVLPAGQVVQSGVLPIGQTAPSGVLPTGLTVPPRVLPPGQTVPLRVLPAGQVVPPGLLPPNQTVSSGVLPVNQGINSGVLQLSQPVVSGVLPVGQPVRPGVLQLNQSVSTNILPAHQPIRPGASPNTAFLTSGSILRQLIPTGKQVNGIPTYTLAPVSVTLPVPPGSVATVAPPQMPIQLLQSGTAAQMASSMASLPSPPVVVNATQNMFVQPSSSVAEANQVLKQAKQWKTCPVCNELFPSNVYQVHMEVAHKHSESKSAETLEPEKLAACAPFLKWMREKTVRCLSCKCLVSEEELIRHLLVHGLGCLFCPCTFHDIKGLSEHSRAMHLGKRRLPVDYSDKGFQLDVDANGSLLFPHLDFITILPREELGEREVYLAVLAGIHSKSLVPVYIKVRPQTEGAPGRPGNQALTCPFCFGTFVTAEAYELHLKERHHIMPTVHTILKSPAFKCIHCCGVYTGNMTLAAIAIHLLRCRSAPKDSSSGLQVQPNFIENSELLLVNGEVIHDSSFSVKRKMPDGQFGAEEQREGEARPVPTSADREPSPEKATSAVPSKRQRSESRTEAPLVHDDALQVLALNPKRYEDRSYEEKKQFLRDYFHKRPYPSKKEIELLSSLLWVWKIDVASFFGKRRYICMKAIKNHKPSVLLGFDMSELKNVKHRLNFDYEPQNL
- the ADNP2 gene encoding activity-dependent neuroprotector homeobox protein 2 isoform X1, producing the protein MCVCVYVLITVLFSSLLRKISKMFQIPVENLDNIRKVRKKVKSILMDIGLDSCKELLKDLKGFDPGEKYFYNTSWGDISLWEPSGKKVRYRTKPYCCSLCKYSTKVLTSFKNHLHRYHEDEIDQELVIPCPNCVFSSQPRVVGRHFRMFHAPARKAQNHTVNILGETKSSRSDVISFTCLKCNFSNTLYYSMKKHVLVAHFHYLINSYFGLRTEEMGEQPRADDPRSTEKMPPSDRYYCKKCSANASSQDALMYHILTSDIHRDLENKLRSVISEHIKKTGLLKQMHIAPKPAARVAVPPNSSAPGIPATSPCFHLALPQNSQSQTVVQPVQGAPPPVTGASGASGSLTHSPPAVAQSHVTLVSSPLPVGQSNLTLPPSTPQPVFLSHGVPLNQAANPPALPLSQPVGPVNKSVGTGVLPIKQTIRPGVLPLSQPVGPISRPVGPGVLSVNRPVASGVLPVNPSVTPGVLQAVSPGVISVSRTVPSGVLPAGQMTPAGVIPSGQTATSGVLPAGQVVQSGVLPIGQTAPSGVLPTGLTVPPRVLPPGQTVPLRVLPAGQVVPPGLLPPNQTVSSGVLPVNQGINSGVLQLSQPVVSGVLPVGQPVRPGVLQLNQSVSTNILPAHQPIRPGASPNTAFLTSGSILRQLIPTGKQVNGIPTYTLAPVSVTLPVPPGSVATVAPPQMPIQLLQSGTAAQMASSMASLPSPPVVVNATQNMFVQPSSSVAEANQVLKQAKQWKTCPVCNELFPSNVYQVHMEVAHKHSESKSAETLEPEKLAACAPFLKWMREKTVRCLSCKCLVSEEELIRHLLVHGLGCLFCPCTFHDIKGLSEHSRAMHLGKRRLPVDYSDKGFQLDVDANGSLLFPHLDFITILPREELGEREVYLAVLAGIHSKSLVPVYIKVRPQTEGAPGRPGNQALTCPFCFGTFVTAEAYELHLKERHHIMPTVHTILKSPAFKCIHCCGVYTGNMTLAAIAIHLLRCRSAPKDSSSGLQVQPNFIENSELLLVNGEVIHDSSFSVKRKMPDGQFGAEEQREGEARPVPTSADREPSPEKATSAVPSKRQRSESRTEAPLVHDDALQVLALNPKRYEDRSYEEKKQFLRDYFHKRPYPSKKEIELLSSLLWVWKIDVASFFGKRRYICMKAIKNHKPSVLLGFDMSELKNVKHRLNFDYEPQNL
- the ADNP2 gene encoding activity-dependent neuroprotector homeobox protein 2 isoform X3, yielding MFQIPVENLDNIRKVRKKVKSILMDIGLDSCKELLKDLKGFDPGEKYFYNTSWGDISLWEPSGKKVRYRTKPYCCSLCKYSTKVLTSFKNHLHRYHEDEIDQELVIPCPNCVFSSQPRVVGRHFRMFHAPARKAQNHTVNILGETKSSRSDVISFTCLKCNFSNTLYYSMKKHVLVAHFHYLINSYFGLRTEEMGEQPRADDPRSTEKMPPSDRYYCKKCSANASSQDALMYHILTSDIHRDLENKLRSVISEHIKKTGLLKQMHIAPKPAARVAVPPNSSAPGIPATSPCFHLALPQNSQSQTVVQPVQGAPPPVTGASGASGSLTHSPPAVAQSHVTLVSSPLPVGQSNLTLPPSTPQPVFLSHGVPLNQAANPPALPLSQPVGPVNKSVGTGVLPIKQTIRPGVLPLSQPVGPISRPVGPGVLSVNRPVASGVLPVNPSVTPGVLQAVSPGVISVSRTVPSGVLPAGQMTPAGVIPSGQTATSGVLPAGQVVQSGVLPIGQTAPSGVLPTGLTVPPRVLPPGQTVPLRVLPAGQVVPPGLLPPNQTVSSGVLPVNQGINSGVLQLSQPVVSGVLPVGQPVRPGVLQLNQSVSTNILPAHQPIRPGASPNTAFLTSGSILRQLIPTGKQVNGIPTYTLAPVSVTLPVPPGSVATVAPPQMPIQLLQSGTAAQMASSMASLPSPPVVVNATQNMFVQPSSSVAEANQVLKQAKQWKTCPVCNELFPSNVYQVHMEVAHKHSESKSAETLEPEKLAACAPFLKWMREKTVRCLSCKCLVSEEELIRHLLVHGLGCLFCPCTFHDIKGLSEHSRAMHLGKRRLPVDYSDKGFQLDVDANGSLLFPHLDFITILPREELGEREVYLAVLAGIHSKSLVPVYIKVRPQTEGAPGRPGNQALTCPFCFGTFVTAEAYELHLKERHHIMPTVHTILKSPAFKCIHCCGVYTGNMTLAAIAIHLLRCRSAPKDSSSGLQVQPNFIENSELLLVNGEVIHDSSFSVKRKMPDGQFGAEEQREGEARPVPTSADREPSPEKATSAVPSKRQRSESRTEAPLVHDDALQVLALNPKRYEDRSYEEKKQFLRDYFHKRPYPSKKEIELLSSLLWVWKIDVASFFGKRRKFQLVSEYLINCELKLLSLSFTSSSR